GCACGTTGGCGTCGGCCGGCCCGATCGCGTCGTGCAGGACGGCCTCGTGGAAGGCGTGGTGCTTCGCGGCCAGGGAGGCGGGCTCGCGCTCGATGCCGATGTACTCGGCCAGCGCCTCCTCGGCCTCGGCCAGCCTCTCGTCGGAGAACCGCTTGGCGGCCCGGGAGATCAGGTCGCCCTCGATCAGCTTGCGCAGCGCGTAGATGTTGGCCAGCTCTTCGCTGGTCAGCGTGGCGACCAGCGCCGAGCGCCCGGGGCGCAGACTGATCACGCCCTCACTCTCCAGGCGGCGCAGGGCCTCGCGCACCGGGATGTGGCTGATGTCGAAGCGCTGGCAGAGGTCGACGATCGACACGGTGGAGCCGGGCGCGAGGTCGCCGTTGAGGATCGCGCGGTGCAGCTCGTCCGTCACGCGGTCGACGAGCGAGTGGTGCGCGATGGGGCGGACGCCGTTGGCAGCACTTGCGCGTGGACTCATCTGGTGCTCCCAAGGACATGTTGGCGGTGGTACTGCTGCAGCCACCGGACAACGATCATATATTCCGCGGCCCCGGAACTCCTCCATCATCCACCCGGCATCCCCTCGCTCCCAAAACAGATATCGTATATTCTCCTATCAGGAGGTGCCGAGTGGTCGACACGACGACGTTCCGAGACGTCATGAGCCAGTGGCCCAGCGGGGTCACCGTGGTGACGACGCTGGCGGGTGACGGGGCGTGGCACGGCATGACGGCCAGCTCGTTCTCCAGCGTCAGCCTGGAGCCGCCGCTGGTCTCGATCTGTCTCACCAAGACGCTCTACTCCCACGAGCTGATCGCGGCGAGCGGGATCTTCGGGGTCAACGTGCTGGCCAAGGACCAGACCGACGTCGGTCGGCGGTTCGCGGGCATGGACGCCAGTGCCGACCGGTTCGCCGGCGAGACCTGGTCGACCGACCAGACGGGCGTGCCTTTGCTCGACTCGGCGCTGGGCTGGTTCGACTGCCGGGTCGTGCACGCCTACCCCGGCGGGGACCACACCATCTTCGTCGGTGAGGTCGTCGGCGCCCGCGCGGCTCGTCGTTCCGCGCCCCTGCTCTTCCACGCCCGGGGCTGGGGCCAGTTCGCCGACGTGCTGCCCGACGTGGCCGCGCTGTCGGACCCCGGTGTGGTCGGGGGACTGGCCGTCGCCGCGCGGGACCAGGAGGTCGCTCACGTCGCCGCGGGCGTGGCCGGTGCCGGCGCCCGGGTCCGGGTGGCCGACCTGACGGGTGCAGTCAGCCTCGAGGAGGCCGGCGCCATGGTCCCCCGCACGCTGCCGCTGGAGACCGCCAG
The window above is part of the Nocardioides campestrisoli genome. Proteins encoded here:
- a CDS encoding GntR family transcriptional regulator gives rise to the protein MSPRASAANGVRPIAHHSLVDRVTDELHRAILNGDLAPGSTVSIVDLCQRFDISHIPVREALRRLESEGVISLRPGRSALVATLTSEELANIYALRKLIEGDLISRAAKRFSDERLAEAEEALAEYIGIEREPASLAAKHHAFHEAVLHDAIGPADANVLSLLWKASDRYLHLLMQDLDHHPETQQRRIDEHRELLDLARTGKAKQLKAAWIAHLESTEAALLEALAAREAASAG
- a CDS encoding flavin reductase, with protein sequence MSQWPSGVTVVTTLAGDGAWHGMTASSFSSVSLEPPLVSICLTKTLYSHELIAASGIFGVNVLAKDQTDVGRRFAGMDASADRFAGETWSTDQTGVPLLDSALGWFDCRVVHAYPGGDHTIFVGEVVGARAARRSAPLLFHARGWGQFADVLPDVAALSDPGVVGGLAVAARDQEVAHVAAGVAGAGARVRVADLTGAVSLEEAGAMVPRTLPLETASVLVADRAQADLVLAAGVSVVEICLDPGKPGRTEELLAALGGIEFRSAVRIQDPFAPERLDVVLDAIEQLAAARVLEIGVPDTAGSATPLRVRAFLQEAVALARPVPLRMGLHDRDRLGLVKAIIALKSGVRHFDTTLAGIDGAVATEDLVRLLEEVDVHTPVDSAALAALARELRAGAPTPLTPSSLVEPSGPQIVGAAG